The Candidatus Paceibacterota bacterium region GCGCTGAAGGCGAGGCTGAATCTAGTGCCGATGAGCGCCCCTGCCATGATGATAAGGAGCGCGTACATGAGGAGCGTGGACGGCAGGTCCGTGCCCCAGCGATAGACGCCGTACGTCGTCGCGGCATAGAAGAACGTGATGGCGAAATACGAGACGAGGTCGAAATAGCCCTTGCGCGAAGCGATATATCCCGCGATGAACAGGGCGGGGAATATGCTGAAAACGAAGAACGGTATGCCCTCGTATCCCGGCCCTGCTTCGATCTGGCTGATGAGGACGAGCGTATCGAGCGCGAGCAAGAGGCATATCGACCCTACGAGTATGACGTTCAGGATCGTCTCCCTGCGGCGGTCGTCTTCGGTCGTCGAGCGCGGCTCGAAGAATATCCGGTATAGAAAACGGATACTTCTTTTAAAGAAACGTTCGGAGCTTTGAGCGTCCTCGTTTTTCCGGAGAGAAGTATCCATTTTCCCTTAGTCCTTAGGCCTCATCGGTCCATGGGTACATGGTAGCCGACGCGAGGGCAGCCTCCCGTGCCTCTACGGCGCTTCGCGAAGAAGCGTCGGTGAGGATCTTTTCGACAACGTTGTTCATATGCATGAGAAATGAGTTGCTAAGGAACAGATGCCTATTCGACGATAGGTTGTTCCTTCGAAATTGTCGGGCCTGCCCGGTCAAGAAAAAGTCAAATTATAGTAAAACTAATCGTCCTTTATCTTGTATCCGCGGCCGGGAATGTTGTAGATCAGCTTTTCCCGCTTCTTTTCGAGCTTTTTGCGCAAGTTGACGATGTGTGTCTCTATGGTCTTCGAGAGGGGGTCGCTCTCCATATCCCAGACGTGCTCCATGATGGTGCCGCGCGATACGACTTTGCCCTTGTTGCGGAGGAGGAGCTCGAGGAGGGCGAATTCTTTCCTGGTGAGATACACGTCTATGCCGTTCTTGGTCACTTCCTGGCTTCCGGCATCGAGGAGCACGCCGCCCGCGGCGAACGTCGTCGGTTCGACTTTGTACGTGCGGCGGAGCAGGGCGCGCATGCGCGATACGAGCTCCTGATGGGAATACGGCTTGGTGATATAGTCGTCGGCGCCGGAATCGAGGGCAAGCGCCTTGTCGTCCACGTGGGCATTGACCGAGAGCATCAGGATAGGGACGTGGCGCCCGACGCGGCGGATCTCCTGGCAGACTTCGAGACCGGTCTTTTTCGGCATCGAATGATCCAGGATGATCAGGTCGTATTCGTTGGTGCGGGCCATGAACGAACCGGCCGCGCCGTCCGCCGCAGTGTCTACGGCAAAACATTCTGCCTGGAGTGTGGCTTTGAGGAGGTCTCTGGTCTCCGCTTGGTCGTCCACGACGAGTATCCTCATGGGATTAGTAGTGTTGCCCAAAGTATATACCACCAGGGGTTTTTGGCTATTTAGCCGTTATCCACGGCCCTCCGCGCCGTGCCGCTCCCGCTTCCTTGCAACCTGTCTAAATACGTGCTATAATACTACCACTAGTGATTTGATTCTCTCGTCATGTACGTGACTTGGCAGATTCGGGTCACGCGGAAAGGCTCTGACGCAATTAACGGAGCCGCATAATATGACACCCATAAAAACTCTCGAAGCGGCAGAGCATGCCGTTTCTCCGTCGGTTAAATTCACCGATCTGTCGTTGAGCGATTCGCTCCTCGGCGCTCTCAATAAGCATGACTTCGTCACCCCGACGCCGATCCAGTCGCGCGTCATCCCTTTGGGCATCGAAGGCAAAGACATCATCGGCATCGCCCAGACCGGAACGGGCAAGACGCTCGGCTTCGGCATTCCTATGATCGAGCGCATCATCGCGGACAAGAACGCTCGCGGATTGGTGCTTTTGCCTACGCGCGAGCTTGCATTGCAGGTGGACGAGACGATCCGCAAGGTCGGCACCGGCCTCGGCATATATACTGCCGTCCTCATCGGCGGCGATTCGATGGGACGCCAGATCCGCGACCTTCGCGCCGGTCCCAATATCGTCATCGCGACGCCAGGACGCTTGATAGACCATCTCGAGCAGAAGACGATCTCGCTCGACCGCGTCTCGATGCTCGTCTTGGATGAAGCGGACCACATGTTCGACATCGGCTTCATGCCGCAGATCAAGGAGATCGTGAAAAAGGTGCCGAAGACGCGCCAGACCATGCTTTTCTCCGCGACCATGCCCGAGCCGATCGCGAAATTAGCTATGGAGCATATGCAGCTGCCGTTGCGTATCGAGGTCGCTCCTGCGGGCACGGCGAATAAGAACGTCGAACAGGAGATCGTCGTCGTCGAGCGTAAGGCCAAGTTCGGCTTGCTCTCCAAGCTCGTCGGCGAACATCAGGGCCAGCCGGTGCTCGTATTCACGCGCACCAAGCACGGCGCGAAGGAGATCGCGCGATCGCTCCGCGATTCCGGCATGACCGCTGCAGAGATTCATTCGAACCGCACGCTCGGCCAGAGGCGCGAGGCGTTGGACGGCTTCAAGAAGCATAAATATCAGGTCCTCGTGGCGACCGACATCGCGGCGCGCGGCATAGACGTCAAAGACGTCGCTCTCGTCGTCAACTACGATCTGCCTGAGCAGTCCGAAGACTATGTCCACCGCATCGGCCGTACCGGCCGCGCGGGCAAGGAAGGCAAGGCGGTTTCGTTCGCGACCCCGGACCAGAAGCGCGACATCATGGATATCGAGCGCCTTATAAAGAAAGAGATCCCTCGCAAGAGCCACGAAGGCGCGGCTATGTCCGAAAGCTCGTTCAGCGGCGGGTCTCGCGGTTACGGATCGCGCGGCGGACGCGGATTCGGTCGCGGAGGTTTCCGCGGCAGCAGGGGCGGTTTCCGCGGAGGTCCACGAAGCTTCGGCGGTCCTCGCGGCGGTCATTCGTCGCATTCTGCGCATGGCCACTCGCATGGTCACGCAGGCCATACGGTAGGCTCTCATGGCGGCGCATCGCGCGGCCCTCGACGCGGTTTCAATTCAAAATATCCTCGACCTCTCAAGACCGATCCTTCGAAGAAGGTAGAGCTCGGCACCGGTTACAGGCGCGTATTCAGGAAGGGCGTCCGATAATCAATCCTCGAAGCGGGCGCGCAAGCGTCCGCTTTACCTATCATGGCCACCGACGTAGTACTGCGGTTCGACGAAGTGTCGTTCGAATACGGGCACAATAAGCCGATCCTCGACGAGGTGAGCTTTTCGGTGCGCCGCGGCTCGAAGATCACCATCATGGGCCAGAACGGCGCGGGCAAGTCGACGATATTCGGCATGATATTGGCGGCAGCGGGGCAGAATGCGGGCCAGGGTCAGACTACGCCGAAAATTACGAGTGGCAACATCCACATCACCCGCGGCCTTTCGATCGCCATCGCGCGGCAGGTCATTCCGCGACCGGAATTGGCGCTTTCCGTCAGGGACTTTTTCCAAAAAGCCCTCATGGACACGAATGGCGGCAAAAAGTGTACGATATCGACCCGCGCATGGACGAAGCGCTCGATGCGGTGAACTTTCCATTGCCTGCGACGGGAAAGGACCGCGTTGTCAGCTCGTTCTCGGGCGGGCAGCAGGCGCGATTTTTGCTAGCTTCGGCCTTGGTCCAGAATCCGGATATCCTGTTGCTCGACGAGCCGACGAACAATCTGGACAAAGCGGGTATCGAGCACCTGACCGCATTCCTCAAAGCGTATCCGAAGACCGTCATCGTCATTTCGCACGAGGCGGATTTCCTCAATTCATTCACGGACGGCGTCTTGTACCTGGATGTGCATACCAAGAAAGTCGAGCAGTATCAGGGCGACTATTATGACGTGCTCAAAGACATAACTGCGCGCGTCGATCGCGAAAATCGCGCCAATGCGTTGCTCCAGAAAGAGATCCAGGCCAAGAAAGACCAGGCCAATGCATTCGCCATGAAGGGCGGCGGGCTTCGCTTGGTCGCCAAGCGCATGCGCGAGAAAGCCGAAGAGCTCGAAGAAGACATCGTCGAGGTGCGCAAGGAAGACAAGACCATCAAGCCGTTCACCATTCCTGCGCAGCCTGAATTCACGGGCGTGATCATGGAGATCAAGGGATATAAGGTATTCAAGAACCATAAGCCGGTGAAAAGGACATGCGCGGTGAAATTGAAGCGCCGCCAGCACCTGCTTTTGAAGGGTCCGAACGGCATAGGGAAGTCGACGCTACTCGAAGCTTTGGCGACGGGCAAGAATTCAGATGGCAGCGCGAACGAAGGCGCGACGATCGCATCGGGCGCGCGCGTCGGATACTATCGCCAGGATTTTTCGACCCTGAATTTCGAAGATACGGTGCACGAATCGCTGCTGTCGGCGTCGGCGACGCATATCGAACAGCATATCCGCGCGGTCGCGGCAGGATTTTTGATACATGCAGACATGATGGATACCAAGATCGGCGCATTGTCCGAAGGCCAGAAAGGCCTCGTGGCATTTGCGCGATTGGTCCTGCAGAAGCCCAGCCTCCTCATTTTGGACGAGCCTACGAACCATATTAATTTCAGGCACATTCCTGTGATCGCCAAGGCGCTGGATGAATATGAAGGTGCGATGATATTGGTGAGCCATGTGCCGGAATTTGTGTCGCAAATTCGGATCGATGAGACGTTGGATTTGGAGGGGTAGTCAGGTTGTCTCATTTTTTAATATAACGTATTATCCGTCTGTGAACTTATGGCTCCACACTGAGGAGAGGCCAAGAATAAACACTATTAAATTAATAGTGGCTAGGTTTGCTTCAGATAGAAATTTAAAATCCGTCTTTTCTGGCAATGAGAAAATCTGGCCAATAATGAAAGACGGTTTGTTTACATTTAAATACAAGATTGAGGGTATTAAATGTGAAAATGTTGAAAATATTTTTATAACCATTATTAGCGGTTCTTCAAGTTTTACAGATTATCTGGTCTTTTATTCAGAAAACCCGCCGCTTGTAACTGATTCACCTCTTTATCTCATTGAAGAGACTAAGACTGGTGATAGTGAGAGCCGTAACACGGCAGCGTATCAACGTTCTTCAAAATTTGTCTATGCCAGCTTCTTTTATCCCAAGGTTCCTAAAATCATGTTGTACAGCCTAAGGGTTGCGCAGAGAAAGGAATCGACCTCAACTTCTGTCTTCGGTACAAAACTTCTGGCGACGCTAGGTGTTGAGATTTTGGGCAGAATATTACAGAAAGACGCCTACTCAGCATTTTCAAATATTGATGAATTGATCGAGCTTAAGAATGAAATGTCCCTTCCTCATTACGGGCTTGCTGTGCGGATAAATAAGGTAGGGGATGTAATTAAAATATCTGCAAGGCTTGAAAAATCGGGCTATCTTTCTCATGATCCCAATATCGGTATGACGACAGTGATCAGTGCGTGTCTTAGAAAATTAGGTTGGAAGGGCCGCATCGTCATAACTGATCATGGCTTGGCGAGTCAAAAAAATGTAGGAGTAAGAAACAAATTTATTGCTATTGCCAATCAGCTCGGTGTTGAGCTCGAAAATCTAACCATACCCAGGGTTTCTCTTCATGGAGAATATTGGAAGGTTGAGGCAAACAAGGAGAAAATAGGAACAATTTTTACTAGTATTCTCTGCGAAGAATTTACGGACTCGGTTGCTATCTATGAAAATCATGGAGGCTGTGAAAGGGGCTATTTTATTTCTGAAAAAAATAAAGAAAATATAGAATATCTTGCTGTCCCAAAATTTTCAGATAGAGAAAAATACAAGGCGGGGGACAAAAGTTATATCATTTCTATTCCCGATCTAGTCCTCTACGATAGAAAAAGAGACATAATCATTAATGCGGAAGGCAAGGTTTTTGCAAAGCGGGAGGAGGGTTATAAGGAAATAGGTGGGTTTGACTCGTTCGAAGATAAATTTATTAAAAAGTATTATCCGGGCTCAGAAATTTCAAGGACGCTCATACTTTCAGGCAGTAAAGACGAGGCGATTGATAATCCAATTACAGGCTTACTCTTAAATCAAGACGGATTAATCGTCTTGGGGGAAAAGACACCTCTCTTGTTCAAGGAGGCTGTGGCGAATCTACTTTCTTTGTAGTAAATATAGCTGTTCTTTTATATGCTTTTTTGTCGCAGACTCCCCTTTGTTATTGCTTTTGAAACGGAGATAGTTGATTTCCTTCATTTGAACGCTTCCAAACTCACTAAGTATTTTTAGAATCTCTGCCTGAGGCATAATACCTTCAGAGTTGTAACTAAGAAGTAGGCATTTGTATTTTGCTTCACTCACTACAGTTTTTAATGCTCTGAGTGCACTATTTGGATTACAGAATTCTGACTTCTGTTCACTGTAATCTCGCATACCCGTAATCCCCTTTATCGCTGGATTGTCATATCTCGCAATTGTCTCCAGTAAATGATAATTTGGTGCATACTGTCTTTCGTTATATGGAGGATCAAGGTAGAGAACATCAACCTTTAAGTCCGATATTAAATCCATGCTATTTTTGTTATAGACACGGTAATTTCTCTTCCCGGTGTAAAGCTTTATAGGTTTTATCTCGAATCTTTTCAAAGATCTCGGGTCGTATTTTTTTAAGAAAGCGGCATATACACCAGAAATATTTGCGTAAAAGGGTACACTTTCGATCAAACATGCCAGTAGCACAAAATATTCATTTTCTGAAATTATTTTTTCTTTTCTCCATAATTCAATCTGTTGGCGTTGGGCATCAATTTTCTCCGCGTTCTTTCCAGTTAAATATTTACGTATGAATTGCTCGTTCCGCGTTCCTTCTTCAGTGTAGTTTTCATATATAAACCCTTTGATACCGCCCAAATTATTAAGATAGAACAAGACCTGTTCTAGGGAATTTGAGAATAGAGCCTCTGATGCGGTTGTTCCGATCCTGTTTAAAAGCCTCGCAAATCTAACCTCCTCATTATTTTCTATATAAGCTTTCTGTAATACGAAAGAGAAGTACATTAGATCCGATGAAAGGACAGAGTAACCCTTTTCCTTAAAGAATCTACCTACGTTTGATGTACCGGAAAAAAAGTCACAAAAGGTGCCGTCTTGGAATCCTAAATCAACGACGGTTGAGTGTATTTTCTCCAGGAGCTTTTCTTTGTTTCCGATGAATCTCATTAGTAGTTGGTGATTAATACCTCAGACACTTTTCCTCTTTTGGTTGTATTTGAGTTGAGAGAACGACTAGATTGTACCGTATAAATGTTGAAATCTTTATAGAGATCTCTTATGAACTTACAATCCGAATTCGAAAGCATTACATAAGCGCCTTTTTTATGTAATTCAGTGACGGTTTTTCTGAGTCTTATTTGATCTTCCTCGTAAAACCTTTCTTTGGTATACCTCGTAAAGTCTGAAGTCTTCGAGATCGGGTAGTAGGGAGGATCAAAAAAAACGAGGTCCTTTTTTGCTACATTTTTCGTTGCTTCCTCAAAATCAGAACATTCCAAAGAAGTCTTCTTGAGGGTTTTTGAAGCTTTTAGAATTGTCTCTGCGTCGCATATAACCTTATCTAGTGAACTACCAATAGGGACATTAAATTGCCCTTTTCCATTTACTCTGTAAATACCATTAAAACAGGTTTGGTTTAAATAAATTGCCCGGGCGGCTATTTCATAGTTTCTGAAATGGCTAAAAAGATTGTAATTTCTATCCAAATTTCTTATGTGCTCGTAGAGTTTTTCGGAGTGTCTTTCTTTTAGTTTTTTCAGGGTATCAATTACTAGTTCAGGAAAATCACGGACAGCTTTATAGGTTTCAAGTAATTCTCGGTTATTGTCATTGAGAAATGATTTTTCTGGATTAAGCTCAAAGAATATCGCGCCCCCTCCAAGGAAGGGCTCAAAATAGCGATTATATTTTTTTGGGAAGTAATTTTTGTATTGTGCAACCATGCCTCTCTTACCTCCAACCCACTGTAAGAAAGGTTTAGGACGATTTTTTTCGTGATTTTCTGCCTCTCTCTGTGAATTGTTGGTTAACGGAAATTTCTCGAGTTCCTTTTTTAAGATGGATTCTTTAAAAGAGATTAAATTCGATGGGTCACATTGTAGATAGTTACAAAGGGTATCGATGGTCGTCAGATCTATTCTTGTTGTTTTCTTGTTAGCAATTGCGTGTCCTTGCTGGTAACTAAGACCAGTATCTTTACATAATTTATAAAGAGTTTTCCCCTCCCTCTCTAAAATTTTCTTTAGGTTTATTTCTATACTCATTATGTTCTTCATTATATCAATAATGATTGATATAATGAACCAGAGTGCCTGTTGATATCCTTGTCTTCTTCTTAAGCACTCTTTATTTTCCAGAACTCAGATCTCATATATAATCTTCTCTATGCTCAAACGCACCTGGTTCCCTGGCCTCGTCGCCCTTATAATCGTCTTCTGTGTCTACTGGTTCGGAATACGCGATAGTGGCCCGTCTACGACCCTCGATCCTTACAACCAAAACCCTGCCGCGCAGAATCCAGGTATCTCCAACAGCCAAATCCAAACTCCGACCCAGCAAGAGACTCCTTCTACAAGCGATATAAAAACCATCATGGATAACATCACGACCGCGACCCTTCACACGAATAAAGGCGACATCACGATCCAGTTCAACCCGGAGACGCCGATCACCGCGGCTAATTTCGTGAAGCTCGCCAAGGCCGGCTTCTATAACGGCACGAAATTCCACCGCGTCATCAAGGGCTTCATGGACCAGGGCGGCGATCCTTTTTCCAAGGACGATTCGCTCATGGCTCGATGGGGAACGGGCGGTCCCGGCTATCAGTTCGAGGACGAGATCGGTCCTGATAACAAGAACGATGTCGGCACCATCGCCATGGCCAATGCCGGTCCTAATACCAATGGCAGCCAGTTCTTCCTGAATGCGGCGGCGAATAATTTCCTCGACGACAAGCACACCGTATTCGGCAAGGTGACCAAGGGCCTCGACATCGTTATGGCCATCAACAATGTGCAGACCGATGAAAACGACCGACCTGTGTCGCCGGTCGTGATTGAGAGCGTCGATTTGAAATAAGGCGGCGCATTTACTGATAACGCTGAAATAATGGCCGCATATTATCTCTATATGGTCTCCTGCGCCGACGGCACGCTCTATACCGGCATCACGACCGATCTGGATCGAAGGATGGCCGAGCACAATGCGGGCGGCAAAGCGGGCGCGAAGTACACGCATGCCCGCCTGCCGGTCCAATTGGCGTATTCAAAGAAATATAAAGACCGCTCGTCCGCATCCATCGCCGAAGCGGCTCTGAAGAAGCTTTCCCGCGAGGAAAAGATGGAGATGATAGCGGTGGAGGCTTTGATAGGGTAGGCGTTCGCCTGGACATAAGAGAGAAAAAAGCCCCGCGTTCGTACGAACGCGGGGCTTTGGATTTTTAAGCGCTTTCAGATCAATTCCCAGGTCTTCTTCTCGCAATCGATGGCGATGCCGTGACCGCGGTCGAATTGCTGCCTCGGGATGGTGGGCATCTTCAACACCACCGATCCGAATGAATGGGGAAGCTGTTCCGCCATTTCGAGATGAGTGATCACGACGAGGGTTTCCATGTTCTCGCGGCAGCCGTCTATCGCCGCAAGCGCATGGGACACGAAGCAATTCCTTTCGTCAGAGTAGAGCCCAGGGAATGTCTTGGTCCGGAATATGCTGCCGGTGCCGATCTGGATCCAGTAAGCGGTGCGGATCGCCCGCAGGGCTTCCGACGAGATCACGATAGTTTTTCCCGGTCTGGAATTGAACCGCTCCTTGATGAGCTTGCCTAATTCGACGGCTCGGTCATTGCCTGCTTGGGTGAGAAACTTGCCTGAATCGTCGGCGTCGCAATGCCGGAGGATGATGAGTCTTTTGAGGTCCATACAAGAGCGTTGTTTATCCTGTATTACCATTTGAGCCTTTTATTGTCCATTAGTATGGCTCTATCACTGGTTATCCACAGGCTTATCCTTGCAGGTGAACCTTAGTTCACTTATACTTATCGCATAACGTTTAGCGCCCGCGAATGGGCGAGATAACCAAAACGAATATGAGCAAATACGAATTGCGAAAGACGATCAAAAGGGAATTAAAAGACCTCAACTGGAAGATAGACATGAAGATAGTCCGCGGCCTTCCATACAGGACCGAGGCCCGCAGGCACAAATTCCTCATCATGCAGCTCAACAGGCTTTCGAAGAGCTCTACGGGCATTCTTTCGGCATTCTTCGATCGCGTAGCGGCGTAAGGCGGGGCTGATTATTGTAGAAAGAGGGTATAATTCATCCATGATCGAAACCTATAAGAAAAAGATCATAGCCTTCTACGAACGGCATAAGCGCATGCCGGGGTATAAGGAATTGATGGATATCACGGGTTTCAAATCCAAGAATGCGGTCTACAAGATGATCAACAAGCTCGTCGAGCTCGGCGTTATTACGAAGGACGGCGAGGGCAGGATCGCCCTTGTGCGATCGGGGAGCGAGATACCCATGCTCGGTCTTGTCGAAGCCGGTATCCCGACGGTGGCGGAAGAATCCGATCTCGATGTCCTGAATCTCAACACCTATCTCGTTGAGGACAGGGAGAGTTCGTACCTGCTCGAGGTCAAGGGCGACTCTATGATAGAAGAGGGTATAAGGGAAGGTGACCTCGTGGTTGCGGAGAAGCGCGGCGATGCGAAGGAAGGCGATATCGTCATCGCCGAAGTGGATGGAGGCTGGACGATGAAATACTACCGAAAGAAGGGCAGCCAGATCTATCTAGAGCCTGCCAACAAGAAATACAAGCCGATCTATCCCGAATACGATCTCAAGATCGCGGCTATCGTGAGGGGAGTGATACGCAAATACTAGTATGCAGGAATTCGAGCTTATGGCGGCGGTCGCATACGATCGACTGCCGGAATGGGTGCGCACCAGAATGAAGAACGTCGCCATAACGATCGAAGATTTCGTAGATACCGATACTGTCCGTGATATGGGCCTTGAAGACCATATGGGACTTCTCGGTCTCTATAAAGGCGTGCCGCAGACCGAACGGACGATTGCCGCAGGATTCGAGATGCCTGATACGATCGTCCTCTACCGCATGCCGATACTGGAAGAGGCTTCGGATTCTGGAAAACCGATCGAAGATGTCTTATTCGAGACTCTTTGGCACGAGATCGCGCATCATTTTGGCCTCACCGAAGAGGACGTCGAGAAAAGGGAAAGCGAAGAGTTCGGCGAGCCTGTATAATCTGCCTATGGAAAATACAACTCATACGAAAACGATCTGGGCATGGCTTATTATCGCGATCCTTGTGGTCCTCGCATATGTTTCTTTTCATATGATTAAGAGAGGCGGTGATATCGATGTCCCGCCGGGCTTCGTCGGTCCTAAAAACGACATCGTGAATGACGTCGTATTCGCGTGCACGGCAGGAAAAAGCATCCATGCCGTATTTCATACGACTAATACGGTCGACCTCGTCCTTTCTGACGGCCGCGCTCTCTCTATTCCGCAGGTCATATCTGCATCCGGCGCTCGCTATGCCGACGCCGACGAATCATTCGTCTTCTGGAACAAGGGCAACACAGCGTTCATACAAGAAAAAGGAGCGACGACGTTCGCAGGCTGCGCTATCAAATAGCTGCTAGGCCTTTTTAGCAGCATCTGTTCCCGCGACCCATCCCGTAGACCAGCAGAGCTGGAGGCTGTATCCGCCCGAAGGCCTTTCGATATCTAGAACGTCTCCGACCAGATACAGATTCGGCACGATGCGCGATTTCATAGTCTTGAAATCGACTTCTTCGAGCTTTACGCCGCCCGATGCGACGATGGCTTTCTCTTTGCCGAGGAATCCGATGGGCGTCATGCGCATGTCTTTCAGGATCTTTACGAGGCGAAGGCGCTCTTCGCGCGTAACGATATTGATCTCTTTTTCAGGGTCGAGCTGCGCCAATTCGATGACGGCCGAAGACATCGCCGGCGTGACGAGGTCTTTGATCGCATTCTTTACCTTCTTATTGGAATTAGCCGTAAACGATTCCTGCGCTTTTTTATCCAAAGCTGCATTGTCGAAATCGGGCATTATGTCGAGCGAAAGCTCTACTTTGTCGCCGGGCTGGGCGTACTGGAGCGATTCGCGGACGTCCTTCGAGAAATTGATAGCCAGAGGGCCGCTGATGCCGAAATGGGCGAATACCATGCGGCCGACGAGCGATTTTCCCCGCGATTCTTTGCCGTTCTCTTTTACATTTTCCGCGCCTTGGCCAGCAGCCCGTTTTTCGATGATCGTCAGTTTCGCGTGCTGATTGGAAACGCCCGATAGCTCGCGCACCCATTTTTCGCCGATCTTTATGGGAACGAGGGCGGCATCAGGCTCGACGATGGTATGGCCCGCTTTGCGGAGCCATTCGAATCCCTCGCCCGTTGAACCGGTTTCAGGATGCGATGTGCCGCCAGTCGCGATGATGTATGAATCAGCGACGATGGTTTCGATCACTTTCGCGCCGCTTTTACTTTCGCCGCGCATCACGTTCACGCCCACGATCTTGCCGTCCTGGATGTGAAGCCCTTTGGCCGAGACGCCTGACGCGACTTCGACCTTAGTATCCTTCATATATTTGACGAGCACGTCCCACACCGATTTTGCGCTGTTGGATAGAGGGAAGACGCGACCTTCGTTTTCGACTTTGGTCGGCATATTGCGGCCGTTGAAAAAAGCGAGCGACTCGGCGACCGCATGCTGCGCGAAGGTCGAGAACAGGAATTTGCCCTTGCCCTTGAGCTTGCCGAGGAACGCGCGGATATCAGGCGTATCGTTCGTGACGTTGCATCGCCCGCCGCCGGTGATGAGGAGCTTCTTGCCGAGACCCTCGTTCTTTTCGATCAGAACGACCGATGCGCCCGATTCAGCCGCGCGCCCGGCCGCCATCATGCCCGCCGGGCCTCCGCCGATGACGCAGACGTCATATCTTTCCTTAAAAGCGCCTTTCTTCATAACGAGAACAGGCTACCATGGAATCTCGTAGTATCATATGTACATCCGATAATTTCACTTTTATGGCTTCATCAGAAAAACACATAGAGGCAAAGACGATACTCGTATTCGCGGTCATCGCTCTGGCGGCGGTCGCTCTGGCTTGGTTCATATTCGCTCCGAAATCCGAGGATTATGAGACGACGGGCAATGGTTCGACTACTTCTCCGGTAACGGCGAACGGCACGTTCTATTCGAATCAGGATATGGCATTCAGCGTCACGGTGCCTGTCGGATTCACCGTAGACGAATCGTATA contains the following coding sequences:
- a CDS encoding peptidylprolyl isomerase; translated protein: MLKRTWFPGLVALIIVFCVYWFGIRDSGPSTTLDPYNQNPAAQNPGISNSQIQTPTQQETPSTSDIKTIMDNITTATLHTNKGDITIQFNPETPITAANFVKLAKAGFYNGTKFHRVIKGFMDQGGDPFSKDDSLMARWGTGGPGYQFEDEIGPDNKNDVGTIAMANAGPNTNGSQFFLNAAANNFLDDKHTVFGKVTKGLDIVMAINNVQTDENDRPVSPVVIESVDLK
- a CDS encoding ATP-binding cassette domain-containing protein; its protein translation is MDEALDAVNFPLPATGKDRVVSSFSGGQQARFLLASALVQNPDILLLDEPTNNLDKAGIEHLTAFLKAYPKTVIVISHEADFLNSFTDGVLYLDVHTKKVEQYQGDYYDVLKDITARVDRENRANALLQKEIQAKKDQANAFAMKGGGLRLVAKRMREKAEELEEDIVEVRKEDKTIKPFTIPAQPEFTGVIMEIKGYKVFKNHKPVKRTCAVKLKRRQHLLLKGPNGIGKSTLLEALATGKNSDGSANEGATIASGARVGYYRQDFSTLNFEDTVHESLLSASATHIEQHIRAVAAGFLIHADMMDTKIGALSEGQKGLVAFARLVLQKPSLLILDEPTNHINFRHIPVIAKALDEYEGAMILVSHVPEFVSQIRIDETLDLEG
- a CDS encoding DNA adenine methylase, with protein sequence MRFIGNKEKLLEKIHSTVVDLGFQDGTFCDFFSGTSNVGRFFKEKGYSVLSSDLMYFSFVLQKAYIENNEEVRFARLLNRIGTTASEALFSNSLEQVLFYLNNLGGIKGFIYENYTEEGTRNEQFIRKYLTGKNAEKIDAQRQQIELWRKEKIISENEYFVLLACLIESVPFYANISGVYAAFLKKYDPRSLKRFEIKPIKLYTGKRNYRVYNKNSMDLISDLKVDVLYLDPPYNERQYAPNYHLLETIARYDNPAIKGITGMRDYSEQKSEFCNPNSALRALKTVVSEAKYKCLLLSYNSEGIMPQAEILKILSEFGSVQMKEINYLRFKSNNKGESATKKHIKEQLYLLQRK
- a CDS encoding response regulator transcription factor, which produces MRILVVDDQAETRDLLKATLQAECFAVDTAADGAAGSFMARTNEYDLIILDHSMPKKTGLEVCQEIRRVGRHVPILMLSVNAHVDDKALALDSGADDYITKPYSHQELVSRMRALLRRTYKVEPTTFAAGGVLLDAGSQEVTKNGIDVYLTRKEFALLELLLRNKGKVVSRGTIMEHVWDMESDPLSKTIETHIVNLRKKLEKKREKLIYNIPGRGYKIKDD
- a CDS encoding ATP-binding cassette domain-containing protein — encoded protein: MATDVVLRFDEVSFEYGHNKPILDEVSFSVRRGSKITIMGQNGAGKSTIFGMILAAAGQNAGQGQTTPKITSGNIHITRGLSIAIARQVIPRPELALSVRDFFQKALMDTNGGKKCTISTRAWTKRSMR
- a CDS encoding DEAD/DEAH box helicase — protein: MTPIKTLEAAEHAVSPSVKFTDLSLSDSLLGALNKHDFVTPTPIQSRVIPLGIEGKDIIGIAQTGTGKTLGFGIPMIERIIADKNARGLVLLPTRELALQVDETIRKVGTGLGIYTAVLIGGDSMGRQIRDLRAGPNIVIATPGRLIDHLEQKTISLDRVSMLVLDEADHMFDIGFMPQIKEIVKKVPKTRQTMLFSATMPEPIAKLAMEHMQLPLRIEVAPAGTANKNVEQEIVVVERKAKFGLLSKLVGEHQGQPVLVFTRTKHGAKEIARSLRDSGMTAAEIHSNRTLGQRREALDGFKKHKYQVLVATDIAARGIDVKDVALVVNYDLPEQSEDYVHRIGRTGRAGKEGKAVSFATPDQKRDIMDIERLIKKEIPRKSHEGAAMSESSFSGGSRGYGSRGGRGFGRGGFRGSRGGFRGGPRSFGGPRGGHSSHSAHGHSHGHAGHTVGSHGGASRGPRRGFNSKYPRPLKTDPSKKVELGTGYRRVFRKGVR
- a CDS encoding GIY-YIG nuclease family protein; its protein translation is MVSCADGTLYTGITTDLDRRMAEHNAGGKAGAKYTHARLPVQLAYSKKYKDRSSASIAEAALKKLSREEKMEMIAVEALIG
- a CDS encoding Dam family site-specific DNA-(adenine-N6)-methyltransferase produces the protein MSIEINLKKILEREGKTLYKLCKDTGLSYQQGHAIANKKTTRIDLTTIDTLCNYLQCDPSNLISFKESILKKELEKFPLTNNSQREAENHEKNRPKPFLQWVGGKRGMVAQYKNYFPKKYNRYFEPFLGGGAIFFELNPEKSFLNDNNRELLETYKAVRDFPELVIDTLKKLKERHSEKLYEHIRNLDRNYNLFSHFRNYEIAARAIYLNQTCFNGIYRVNGKGQFNVPIGSSLDKVICDAETILKASKTLKKTSLECSDFEEATKNVAKKDLVFFDPPYYPISKTSDFTRYTKERFYEEDQIRLRKTVTELHKKGAYVMLSNSDCKFIRDLYKDFNIYTVQSSRSLNSNTTKRGKVSEVLITNY